One Erwinia sp. SLM-02 genomic window carries:
- the ilvG gene encoding acetolactate synthase 2 catalytic subunit: protein MNGAQWVVQALRAQGVETVFGYPGGAIMPVYDALYDGGVEHLLCRHEQGAAMAAIGFARATGKVGVCIATSGPGATNLITGLADALLDSVPIVAITGQVSSAVMGTDAFQEIDVLGLSLACTKHSFLVESLDELPSVMAEAFAIAKSGRPGPVLVDIPKDIQLASGDLTAHLLPVEQEQDHPHAELQQARHLLAQSQKPILYVGGGVGMADAVHALRAFANETGIPTVATLKGLGTPDMEDECYLGMLGMHGTKAANLAVQQCDLLIAVGARFDDRVTGKLDTFAPHASVIHMDIDPAELNKLRRAHVALQGDLNKLLPDLYQPVEIAAWREEIKALKADHGWRYDHPGEAIFAPLFLKQLSDRKSASSVVTTDVGQHQMWAAQHMSFTRPENFITSSGLGTMGFGLPAAVGAQVARPNDTVICVSGDGSFMMNVQELGTIKRKQLPVKIVLLDNQRLGMVRQWQQLFFEERYSETNLSDNPDFLTLASAFNIPGQRITRKDQVDAALDALLHSEGPYMLHVAIDEHENVWPLVPPGASNENMMEKTS, encoded by the coding sequence ATGAATGGTGCACAGTGGGTGGTTCAAGCTTTGCGTGCACAGGGAGTCGAGACAGTATTCGGCTATCCTGGTGGAGCAATTATGCCGGTCTATGACGCGCTCTATGACGGCGGTGTCGAACACCTACTGTGCCGCCACGAGCAGGGTGCAGCCATGGCCGCTATCGGCTTTGCCCGTGCAACTGGAAAAGTCGGCGTGTGCATCGCCACTTCTGGCCCCGGCGCGACCAACCTGATTACCGGTCTTGCCGACGCGCTGCTGGATTCGGTCCCCATTGTTGCCATCACCGGTCAGGTCTCTTCTGCGGTCATGGGCACCGACGCCTTCCAGGAGATCGACGTTCTCGGCCTCTCGCTGGCCTGTACCAAGCACAGTTTCCTGGTGGAATCGCTCGATGAGCTGCCGAGCGTGATGGCTGAAGCCTTTGCCATCGCCAAATCGGGCCGTCCTGGTCCCGTTCTGGTTGATATTCCTAAGGACATCCAGCTGGCCAGCGGCGATCTGACTGCCCATCTGCTGCCGGTTGAGCAGGAACAGGATCATCCTCACGCTGAACTTCAGCAGGCCCGTCATTTGCTGGCACAGTCGCAAAAGCCGATTTTATACGTGGGTGGCGGTGTGGGTATGGCCGATGCAGTGCATGCGCTGCGCGCCTTCGCTAATGAAACCGGAATCCCCACCGTTGCGACGTTAAAAGGTCTGGGAACGCCGGATATGGAAGATGAATGCTATCTCGGCATGCTGGGTATGCACGGCACCAAAGCCGCGAACCTCGCCGTTCAGCAGTGCGATCTGCTGATTGCCGTCGGTGCCCGCTTTGACGACCGGGTGACCGGCAAGCTGGACACCTTCGCGCCGCACGCCAGCGTTATTCATATGGATATCGACCCGGCGGAGCTGAATAAGCTGCGCCGTGCGCACGTTGCCCTGCAGGGCGATCTGAACAAGCTGCTGCCGGATCTTTATCAGCCGGTTGAGATCGCCGCCTGGCGCGAAGAGATCAAGGCGCTGAAAGCCGATCACGGCTGGCGTTACGATCACCCGGGCGAAGCTATTTTTGCTCCGCTGTTCCTGAAGCAGCTGTCGGACCGCAAATCGGCGAGCAGCGTAGTCACCACCGATGTCGGCCAGCACCAGATGTGGGCGGCGCAGCATATGAGTTTTACCCGCCCGGAGAATTTCATCACCTCCAGCGGCCTGGGCACGATGGGCTTTGGCCTGCCGGCGGCCGTGGGCGCACAGGTCGCCCGCCCGAATGATACCGTGATCTGCGTATCCGGTGACGGGTCATTCATGATGAATGTACAGGAGCTGGGCACCATCAAGCGCAAACAGCTGCCGGTGAAAATCGTGCTGCTGGATAACCAGCGCCTGGGCATGGTGCGTCAGTGGCAGCAGTTGTTCTTTGAAGAGCGTTATAGCGAAACCAATCTCTCAGATAACCCGGACTTTCTCACACTGGCCAGCGCTTTCAATATTCCCGGCCAGCGCATTACCCGTAAAGATCAGGTCGACGCCGCATTAGACGCTTTGCTGCACAGTGAAGGGCCATACATGCTCCACGTCGCGATTGACGAGCATGAGAACGTCTGGCCTCTGGTACCACCCGGTGCCAGCAACGAAAATATGATGGAGAAAACCTCATGA
- the ilvM gene encoding acetolactate synthase 2 small subunit, which translates to MMQHQLSIEARFRPEILERILRVIRHRGFQVCTMNMASLANTDNINIELTVASQRSVDLLSTQLSKLMDVACVQVQQQTTQQIRA; encoded by the coding sequence ATGATGCAGCATCAATTGTCTATCGAAGCGCGTTTTCGCCCGGAAATACTGGAGCGCATTTTACGTGTTATCCGCCACCGTGGTTTTCAGGTGTGCACGATGAATATGGCTTCGCTGGCGAATACCGACAATATTAATATTGAATTGACCGTTGCCAGCCAGCGCTCTGTCGATTTACTGTCAACGCAGTTAAGTAAACTGATGGACGTTGCATGCGTTCAGGTTCAACAACAGACAACACAACAAATCCGCGCTTAA
- a CDS encoding branched-chain amino acid transaminase, which yields MTKKADFIWFNGEMVKWEEAKVSVMSHALHYGTSVFEGVRCYDSHKGPVVFRHREHMQRLRDSAKIYRFPVSQSVDELMEACRETLRKNNLKSAYIRPLVFVGDVGLGVNPPDGYSTDVIIAAFPWGAYLGAEALEQGIDAMVSSWNRVAPNTLPTAAKAGGNYLSSLLVGSEARRHGYQEGIALDTQGYISEGAGENLFEVKDGILFTPPFTSSALPGITRDAIIKLAQDLGIEVREQVLSRESLYLADEVFMSGTAAEITPVRSVDGIQVGAGKRGPVTERIQSAFFGLFTGETEDKWGWLDPVNS from the coding sequence ATGACGAAGAAAGCTGACTTTATCTGGTTTAATGGCGAGATGGTGAAGTGGGAAGAGGCGAAGGTGAGCGTCATGTCCCATGCACTGCATTACGGTACCTCCGTATTTGAAGGCGTCCGTTGCTATGACTCGCACAAAGGACCAGTAGTCTTCCGCCATCGTGAACACATGCAGCGCCTGCGCGATTCTGCCAAAATTTACCGTTTCCCGGTCAGCCAGAGCGTTGACGAGCTGATGGAAGCGTGCCGCGAAACCCTGCGCAAGAATAACCTGAAAAGCGCGTATATTCGTCCGCTGGTCTTTGTAGGCGACGTGGGTCTGGGCGTGAACCCGCCAGATGGCTACAGCACTGATGTGATCATCGCCGCGTTCCCGTGGGGTGCTTACCTGGGTGCTGAAGCACTGGAGCAGGGCATCGATGCCATGGTTTCTTCCTGGAATCGTGTTGCACCAAACACCCTGCCAACCGCCGCGAAAGCCGGTGGTAACTATCTGTCTTCCCTGCTGGTCGGCAGCGAAGCACGCCGCCATGGCTATCAGGAAGGTATCGCACTGGACACTCAGGGCTACATTTCTGAAGGTGCCGGCGAGAACCTGTTTGAAGTGAAAGACGGTATTCTGTTCACCCCTCCGTTCACGTCTTCGGCCCTGCCGGGTATTACCCGTGACGCGATTATCAAACTGGCGCAGGATCTGGGTATTGAAGTTCGTGAGCAGGTACTCTCTCGCGAATCGCTGTACCTGGCGGATGAAGTGTTCATGTCCGGTACTGCGGCAGAAATTACACCGGTTCGTAGCGTCGATGGCATCCAGGTGGGTGCAGGTAAACGCGGTCCGGTCACTGAGCGTATCCAGTCTGCATTCTTCGGTCTGTTCACTGGCGAAACTGAAGATAAATGGGGTTGGCTGGATCCGGTTAACTCATAA
- the ilvD gene encoding dihydroxy-acid dehydratase: MPKYRSATTTHGRNMAGARALWRATGMTDDDFGKPIIAVVNSFTQFVPGHVHLRDLGKLVAEQIEASGGVAKEFNTIAVDDGIAMGHGGMLYSLPSRELIADSVEYMVNAHCADAMVCISNCDKITPGMLMASLRLNIPVIFVSGGPMEAGKTKLSDKIIKLDLVDAMIQGANPNVSDAESDQIERSACPTCGSCSGMFTANSMNCLTEALGLSQPGNGSLLATHADRKELFLNAGRRIVALTKRYYEQDDETALPRSIASRAAFENAITLDIAMGGSTNTVLHLLAAAQEGEIDFDISDIDRLSRLVPHLCKVAPSTQKYHMEDVHRAGGVLGILGELDRAGLLDNSVRNILGLSLRETLDQYDIMLTKDEAVKKMFRAGPAGIRTTQAFSQDCRWDTLDDDRQEGCIRSREFAFSQDGGLAVLYGNLAENGCIVKTAGVDEGSLVFSGPAKVYESQDDAVAAILGSKVVAGDVVVIRYEGPKGGPGMQEMLYPTTYLKSMGLGKACALITDGRFSGGTSGLSIGHASPEAASGGMMALVKDGDIINIDIPQRSIVLAVPDNELAARRLEEEARGDEAYTPHGRERQVSFALRAYATLATSADKGAVRDKSKLGG, translated from the coding sequence ATGCCTAAGTACCGTTCCGCTACCACCACTCATGGGCGCAATATGGCGGGTGCCCGTGCCCTGTGGCGCGCCACAGGAATGACCGATGATGACTTCGGTAAGCCGATTATTGCGGTCGTGAACTCCTTTACGCAGTTCGTGCCGGGCCACGTTCACCTGCGCGATCTGGGTAAACTGGTCGCTGAGCAGATCGAAGCGTCTGGCGGCGTGGCGAAAGAGTTTAATACCATCGCCGTTGATGATGGTATCGCCATGGGCCATGGCGGCATGCTCTATTCTCTGCCGTCACGTGAACTGATCGCCGACTCGGTCGAATACATGGTTAACGCACACTGTGCCGATGCCATGGTCTGTATCTCGAACTGCGACAAAATCACCCCGGGAATGCTGATGGCCTCGCTGCGCCTGAACATTCCGGTGATCTTCGTTTCCGGCGGTCCGATGGAAGCCGGTAAAACCAAGCTGTCAGATAAAATCATCAAGCTGGACCTCGTTGATGCCATGATTCAGGGTGCAAACCCTAATGTCAGCGATGCAGAGAGCGACCAGATTGAACGTTCTGCCTGTCCAACCTGCGGTTCCTGCTCCGGTATGTTTACCGCTAACTCAATGAACTGCCTGACCGAAGCGCTGGGTCTGTCCCAGCCGGGTAACGGCTCGCTGCTGGCGACGCACGCAGACCGTAAAGAGCTTTTCCTGAACGCCGGTCGCCGCATTGTTGCCCTGACCAAACGTTACTACGAGCAGGATGACGAAACGGCATTGCCGCGCAGCATCGCCAGTAGGGCGGCGTTTGAAAACGCCATTACGCTGGATATCGCCATGGGCGGTTCAACCAACACCGTTCTGCACCTGCTGGCTGCCGCACAGGAAGGCGAAATCGATTTCGATATTTCTGACATCGACCGTTTGTCCCGCCTGGTGCCGCATTTGTGTAAGGTAGCGCCAAGCACGCAGAAATATCACATGGAAGACGTCCACCGTGCCGGTGGCGTACTCGGTATTCTGGGCGAGCTGGATCGCGCTGGTCTGTTGGATAACAGCGTGCGTAACATCCTCGGTCTGAGCCTGCGTGAAACGCTGGACCAGTACGACATCATGCTGACCAAAGACGAAGCGGTGAAGAAAATGTTCCGCGCTGGCCCGGCAGGTATCCGTACCACGCAGGCATTCTCGCAGGACTGCCGTTGGGATACGCTGGATGACGATCGTCAGGAAGGCTGTATCCGTTCACGCGAATTCGCCTTCAGTCAGGATGGGGGTCTGGCCGTACTGTACGGCAACCTGGCAGAAAACGGCTGTATCGTTAAAACGGCGGGCGTAGATGAAGGCAGCCTGGTGTTCAGCGGCCCGGCGAAAGTGTATGAAAGCCAGGATGATGCGGTTGCCGCGATCCTCGGTAGCAAAGTGGTTGCCGGCGATGTTGTGGTGATTCGCTACGAAGGGCCAAAAGGCGGCCCGGGCATGCAGGAAATGCTGTATCCGACGACCTATCTGAAATCGATGGGGCTGGGTAAAGCGTGTGCGCTGATCACCGATGGCCGTTTCTCCGGCGGTACTTCCGGTCTGTCGATTGGTCACGCGTCTCCGGAAGCGGCCAGCGGCGGCATGATGGCGCTGGTAAAAGACGGCGATATCATCAATATCGATATTCCGCAGCGCAGCATCGTACTGGCCGTGCCGGATAATGAACTGGCTGCACGTCGCCTGGAAGAAGAAGCCCGCGGTGATGAGGCTTATACGCCACACGGCCGTGAGCGTCAGGTTTCCTTTGCTCTGCGCGCCTACGCCACTCTGGCAACCAGCGCCGACAAAGGTGCCGTCCGCGATAAGAGCAAGCTGGGAGGCTAA
- the ilvA gene encoding threonine ammonia-lyase, biosynthetic: MAESQPLPAQPCGAEYLRAVLRAPVYEVAQVTPLQKMEKISSRLGNTILVKREDRQPVHSFKLRGAYAMIAGLTEEQKARGVVTASAGNHAQGVALSATKLGIKSLIVMPVATADIKVDAVRAFGGEAYLYGANFDEAKAKAIELSEQQGYTFVPPFDHPMVIAGQGTLAMELLQQDAHLDRVFVPVGGGGLAAGVAVLIKQLMPQIKVIAVESTDSACLKAALDAGQPVDLPRVGLFAEGVAVKRIGSETFRLCQEYIDDIVTVDSDAICAAMKDLFDDVRAVAEPSGALALAGMKKYIQQHQIKGERLAHVLSGANVNFHGLRYVSERCELGEQREALLAVTIPEQQGSFLRFCQLLGGRSVTEFNYRYANADDACIFVGVRLTRGLEERQEILELLTEGGYKVVDLSDDEMAKLHVRYMVGGRPSKPLRERLFSFEFPEAPGALLRFLQTLGTHWNISLFHYRSHGTDFGRVLAAFELSDNEPQFEEHLAALGYDFHDETSNPAFRFFLAG, translated from the coding sequence ATGGCTGAGTCTCAACCGCTACCCGCACAGCCCTGTGGTGCGGAGTATCTGCGCGCGGTGCTTCGCGCGCCGGTGTATGAAGTCGCACAGGTAACGCCGCTGCAGAAAATGGAGAAAATCTCCTCGCGCCTCGGCAATACTATTCTGGTTAAGCGTGAAGATCGCCAGCCGGTTCACAGCTTTAAGCTTCGCGGTGCCTACGCAATGATTGCCGGGCTAACCGAAGAGCAAAAGGCGCGGGGCGTTGTCACTGCGTCTGCGGGAAATCATGCTCAGGGCGTGGCGCTATCCGCGACCAAACTGGGTATTAAATCCCTGATTGTTATGCCGGTTGCCACGGCGGACATCAAGGTAGACGCGGTGCGGGCATTTGGCGGTGAGGCTTACCTGTACGGTGCTAACTTTGATGAAGCGAAAGCCAAGGCGATAGAGCTGTCGGAACAGCAGGGCTATACCTTTGTTCCGCCATTCGATCACCCGATGGTGATCGCCGGGCAGGGTACGCTGGCGATGGAGCTGCTGCAGCAGGATGCGCATCTCGATCGCGTCTTTGTACCGGTGGGCGGTGGCGGTCTGGCCGCCGGCGTCGCGGTGCTGATTAAGCAGCTGATGCCGCAGATTAAGGTTATCGCTGTGGAATCGACCGACTCGGCCTGCCTCAAAGCGGCGCTGGATGCCGGACAGCCGGTCGATCTGCCTCGCGTTGGGCTGTTTGCTGAAGGCGTGGCGGTGAAGCGGATTGGCAGTGAAACCTTCCGTCTGTGTCAGGAATACATCGACGACATCGTGACCGTAGACAGCGATGCTATCTGCGCGGCGATGAAGGATCTGTTTGACGATGTGCGTGCGGTGGCCGAACCTTCCGGTGCACTGGCGCTGGCCGGGATGAAAAAATACATCCAGCAGCACCAGATCAAAGGTGAACGCCTGGCGCATGTGCTTTCAGGGGCGAACGTAAACTTTCACGGTTTGCGATACGTCTCAGAGCGCTGCGAGTTGGGCGAGCAGCGTGAGGCGCTGCTGGCCGTTACCATTCCGGAACAGCAGGGTAGCTTCCTGCGTTTCTGCCAGCTGCTTGGCGGCCGTTCCGTCACGGAGTTTAACTATCGCTATGCCAACGCCGATGACGCCTGTATTTTTGTCGGCGTCCGGCTGACCCGCGGGCTTGAGGAACGCCAGGAGATTCTGGAGCTTCTTACCGAGGGTGGCTACAAGGTGGTCGATCTGTCCGATGACGAGATGGCGAAACTGCACGTGCGCTATATGGTCGGTGGTCGTCCATCCAAGCCGCTGCGCGAAAGGCTGTTCAGCTTCGAATTCCCGGAAGCGCCGGGGGCGCTGCTGCGCTTCCTGCAAACGCTGGGAACGCACTGGAATATCTCGCTGTTCCACTACCGCAGCCACGGTACCGATTTTGGTCGCGTGCTGGCCGCCTTTGAACTGAGCGACAATGAACCACAGTTCGAAGAGCATCTGGCGGCGCTGGGCTATGATTTCCACGATGAAACCAGCAACCCGGCGTTCCGCTTCTTCCTTGCCGGTTAA
- the ilvY gene encoding HTH-type transcriptional activator IlvY, producing the protein MDLRDLKLFLHLAESRHFGRSARAMHVSPSTLSRQIQRLEEDLGQALFLRDNRTVTLTDAGERLRQFAQQTLLQYQQMRHAIGQNGPSLSGELRLFCSVTAAYSHLPPILDRFRAEHPLVEIKLTTGDAADAVEKVQSNEVDIAIAGRPETLPASIGFMPLGLIPLVLIAPALPCPVRNQATLAEPDWAQIPFILPAQGPSRRRIDLWFRHRRIANPQIYATVSGHEAIVSMVALGCGIALLPDVVLENSPEPIRNRILELEDVEMVAPFELGVCVQKKRLTEPLIDAFWNLL; encoded by the coding sequence ATGGATTTGCGCGACCTGAAATTATTCCTTCATCTGGCAGAGAGCCGCCATTTCGGACGCAGTGCGCGCGCCATGCACGTCAGCCCCTCCACGCTCTCCCGGCAGATCCAGCGGCTGGAAGAGGACCTGGGCCAGGCGCTGTTCCTGCGCGATAACCGCACCGTCACCCTGACCGATGCCGGTGAGCGCCTGCGCCAGTTCGCTCAACAGACGCTGTTGCAGTATCAGCAGATGCGCCACGCCATCGGGCAGAATGGCCCATCGCTGAGCGGTGAGCTGCGGCTGTTCTGTTCGGTGACCGCCGCTTACAGCCACCTGCCGCCCATTCTCGACCGCTTTCGCGCGGAGCATCCGCTGGTCGAAATCAAGCTGACCACCGGCGATGCCGCCGATGCGGTGGAGAAAGTGCAGTCAAACGAAGTGGATATCGCCATCGCCGGCCGCCCGGAGACGCTGCCCGCCAGCATTGGCTTTATGCCGCTGGGGCTGATCCCGCTGGTATTGATTGCGCCCGCACTGCCCTGCCCGGTACGTAACCAGGCAACCCTGGCAGAGCCGGACTGGGCGCAGATCCCATTTATTCTGCCCGCGCAGGGGCCATCGCGCCGCCGTATCGACCTGTGGTTTCGCCATCGCCGTATTGCCAACCCGCAAATATACGCCACGGTATCCGGGCATGAAGCGATTGTTTCGATGGTGGCGCTGGGCTGTGGTATCGCGCTGCTGCCGGATGTGGTGCTGGAGAACAGCCCGGAACCGATTCGTAACCGTATTCTGGAACTGGAAGACGTGGAGATGGTTGCGCCGTTCGAACTGGGTGTTTGCGTACAAAAAAAGCGGCTCACCGAGCCGCTTATTGATGCGTTCTGGAATCTGCTTTAA